CGCGTCGAAGAACGCGTCGGCGCTCTCGACCTCGATCAGCCGGCCCTTGCGGATCTCCAGGAACCGCGTCGCCGCCGTGCGCGTGAAATACCGGTCGTGCGAGACGAACAGGCACGACACCTCTGTTTCCTCGAGCTGCGCCTCCAGCGCCTCCTGCCCCTCGATGTCGAGATGGCTGGTCGGCTCGTCGAGCAGGTAGATATTCGGCCGCAGCAGTTTCATCCGCAGGAACACCAGTCGCGCGCGCTCGCCGTGGCTGAGCGTGCCGATCGGCTCGCGAACGCGCGCGAAGGCGAAACCGGCCTGCGCGAGCAGACGGATCGCCTCCCTCTCGCCCGCGCCCCCGGCGCCGGCGACGTGGTCGAGGATCGCGGTGTCGAGCGGCAGCTCGCGCATGGTCTGGTCGAAATGCACCAGGCGGCAGGACGGGTTGAACCGGATCGCGGCCTTGCCGTCGTAGTGCCGCGACGCGGGGTCGTAGGCGCCCGCCAGCGCCGCCAGCAGCGTCGACTTGCCGGCGCCGTTGGCGCCCAGCAGGGCCACGCGGTCGCCGGCGGCGACCACGAGGCGGTCGATCGTCAGCAGCTTGCGGCCGCCACCCGGGACGACGACGTCGAGCCCGGAGACGCGCAGCGCGACCTTGGCGTCGATCTCCTCGTCGCTCAGCTCGAGGCGGCGCTCGCGCGGCGCGTAGGCGCGCGTACGTCCGGCCTCGATGCGGGCGATCCGCGTCTCGGTCGCGTTCTTGCGCTTGTTGAGATCGGGATTCTTGACCGCCCAGGCCTTGTAGCGCGCCGCCACCTGCTCCAGCCGCTTGATCTCCCTTTCCTCGAGCTGGCTCTTCGCGGCGGCGGCGGCGTCCCGGCGCAGCAGCTCCTCGCGCGCCAGTGAGAAGCGCGTCTTGAACGCGTGCAGCCCGTCGCGCCGCAGGAACAGCGTGCGCTCCGTCACGCGGTCGAGGAACTCCCGGTCGTGCGACACGATCAGCATCGGGATCTTGAACTCGGCCGTCAGCCAGCGTTCCAGCGTGTTGATGTTGACGAGGTCGAGATGGTTGGTGGGCTCGTCGAGGATCAGGAGGTTCGGCTCCTCCAGCCGCGCCGCCGCGGCGATCAGGATCAGACGCTGCCAGCCGCCCGACAGCGCGCCGAAGCCGCGCTCCGCGGTCTCCGGCGCGACGCCGATCTCGTCCAGCAGCACGTCGATGCGCCAATCCTCGCCGGCGAGGCCGACCCGTTCCAGCGCGCTTTCGAGGATCCGCCGCACCGACAATCCGGCGAGCCTGTCGGGGATGTCCTGCGGCAGACTACCGATCCGCAGCCCGCGCGAGCGGATCACGTTGCCGCCATTCAGATCGAGCTCGCCGGTGAGGCACTTCAGCAGCGTCGACTTGCCGGCGCCGTTCTCGCCGACCAGCGCCGTCCGCGCGCCGTCTAGCAGGAACGACACGCCGCTGAACACGCGCGACGCCCCGTGGAAAAAGCTGGCGTTGTCCA
The genomic region above belongs to Rhodospirillales bacterium and contains:
- a CDS encoding ABC-F family ATP-binding cassette domain-containing protein, which encodes MAPRHAVLGMDNASFFHGASRVFSGVSFLLDGARTALVGENGAGKSTLLKCLTGELDLNGGNVIRSRGLRIGSLPQDIPDRLAGLSVRRILESALERVGLAGEDWRIDVLLDEIGVAPETAERGFGALSGGWQRLILIAAAARLEEPNLLILDEPTNHLDLVNINTLERWLTAEFKIPMLIVSHDREFLDRVTERTLFLRRDGLHAFKTRFSLAREELLRRDAAAAAKSQLEEREIKRLEQVAARYKAWAVKNPDLNKRKNATETRIARIEAGRTRAYAPRERRLELSDEEIDAKVALRVSGLDVVVPGGGRKLLTIDRLVVAAGDRVALLGANGAGKSTLLAALAGAYDPASRHYDGKAAIRFNPSCRLVHFDQTMRELPLDTAILDHVAGAGGAGEREAIRLLAQAGFAFARVREPIGTLSHGERARLVFLRMKLLRPNIYLLDEPTSHLDIEGQEALEAQLEETEVSCLFVSHDRYFTRTAATRFLEIRKGRLIEVESADAFFDAQV